The Cellulomonas sp. P24 genome contains a region encoding:
- a CDS encoding serine/threonine-protein kinase, whose translation MSASREAQDPPVIQGYEYIRVLGLGGFADVFLYQQLLPRRRVAVKVLLSSSLDAESQRRFQSEANTMAQLSHHPSIVTIHHAGIASDGRPYLVMEYCSRPGLGARYRSERIAVAEALRIGVRLAAAVETAHRAGILHRDIKPANVLTTDFGWPALTDFGIAETIGLAEGSSIGMSVPWTPPELLADEPTGDARADVYSLAATVYSLLARRSPFEIPDGPNSTPDLIARIERAVLPPTGRGDVPDSLQRVLARAMDKDPARRFPSALAVARAFREVEAELHLPQTAIDIEDDPAPPAATVSDVLPPHGFREVDQSTRVRPVVQVDAEGEQTRPQPLVAPTPVVMPDTTHVATPAADAAEPGAEAETRRARLRGADVLTAEHATRRRLPRGASGIAAGLVVAGALVAIGIAVNGAAHAPARPLGSGDPSTTIVVDDVPSPTGLTGSRAADGSVTFTWTNPSPKPDDHYLWGLRTATTEPVLALVSAPTVTVPVAAQRGPTPSTPAAEVCIEVSIVRADGRASATPVLGCVR comes from the coding sequence ATGAGTGCGTCGCGGGAGGCGCAGGACCCCCCGGTCATCCAGGGGTACGAGTACATCCGGGTCCTCGGGCTCGGAGGGTTCGCCGACGTCTTCCTCTACCAGCAGCTGCTGCCACGTCGACGCGTGGCGGTCAAGGTGCTGCTGTCCAGCTCCCTCGACGCGGAGTCGCAGCGCAGGTTCCAGTCCGAGGCCAACACCATGGCCCAGCTGTCCCACCATCCGTCGATCGTCACGATCCACCATGCCGGCATCGCGTCGGACGGCCGTCCGTACCTGGTCATGGAGTACTGCTCACGCCCCGGGTTGGGGGCCCGCTACCGGTCCGAGCGCATCGCCGTCGCGGAGGCGCTGCGCATCGGTGTGCGGCTCGCCGCCGCCGTCGAGACCGCCCACCGCGCCGGGATCCTGCATCGCGACATCAAGCCGGCGAACGTCCTGACGACGGACTTCGGCTGGCCGGCCCTGACGGACTTCGGGATCGCGGAGACGATCGGGCTCGCCGAAGGGTCGTCGATCGGCATGTCGGTCCCGTGGACGCCGCCGGAGCTGCTGGCCGACGAGCCGACAGGCGACGCGCGGGCGGACGTCTACTCGCTCGCCGCGACCGTCTACTCGCTGCTCGCGCGCAGGTCGCCGTTCGAGATCCCCGACGGCCCCAACTCGACCCCTGACCTGATCGCCCGGATCGAGCGTGCGGTGCTGCCCCCGACCGGGCGCGGGGACGTCCCGGACTCCCTGCAGCGGGTCCTCGCCCGGGCGATGGACAAGGATCCCGCCAGACGCTTCCCGTCCGCCCTGGCCGTCGCACGCGCGTTCCGGGAGGTCGAGGCCGAGCTCCACCTGCCGCAGACGGCCATCGACATCGAGGACGACCCCGCGCCGCCGGCCGCGACCGTCTCGGACGTCCTGCCTCCGCACGGCTTCCGCGAGGTGGACCAGTCCACCCGGGTGCGGCCCGTGGTGCAGGTCGATGCGGAGGGAGAGCAGACCCGCCCGCAGCCACTGGTCGCGCCGACGCCCGTCGTGATGCCCGACACGACCCACGTCGCGACGCCCGCCGCCGACGCCGCCGAGCCGGGCGCGGAGGCCGAGACGAGGCGTGCACGCCTGCGGGGGGCCGATGTCCTGACCGCTGAGCACGCGACCCGGCGACGTCTCCCGCGTGGCGCGAGCGGCATCGCCGCGGGGCTCGTCGTCGCCGGCGCACTGGTCGCGATCGGGATCGCGGTCAACGGTGCCGCGCACGCGCCGGCCCGCCCGCTCGGGTCGGGAGACCCCTCCACCACGATCGTCGTCGACGACGTCCCGAGCCCGACCGGGTTGACGGGGAGCCGCGCGGCGGACGGCTCGGTGACGTTCACCTGGACCAACCCGTCGCCCAAGCCGGACGACCACTACCTCTGGGGGCTGCGGACCGCGACGACGGAGCCGGTGCTCGCCCTCGTGTCGGCGCCGACGGTCACCGTCCCGGTCGCAGCGCAGCGCGGACCGACGCCGAGCACCCCGGCGGCGGAGGTCTGCATCGAGGTGTCGATCGTCCGGGCCGATGGTCGCGCGTCGGCGACGCCCGTCCTCGGGTGCGTGCGATGA